In Erigeron canadensis isolate Cc75 chromosome 7, C_canadensis_v1, whole genome shotgun sequence, one DNA window encodes the following:
- the LOC122607272 gene encoding F-box protein At3g12350, with the protein MSNQIAAGETIIPELQFSDFPEDVQLSILSFLTPSEISSFSCTSKRFLSLCRTDSKLWFSMCERRWGSKTQIKKWGSGKITYKFLYKTLLEYENLIGFWRLSKKTETHDENVKKTPTLVVFEWGCCYIVGFRVSPSSNGGYGVVKSPFLLMGISPKGEIVNFLEPNVGFRDDLLKSVVEKGLVCGNGDNELLSVDVNRIGEFHIVIEEKVGFGFCGNGESVVGFESGSSPPDQETSEIYQYFANRTSPVGRQRRREKERQWSRKWNAEHFIKIVNYFPTDLRPLQGLWKGICEDENLDFYLVVYDDIGGIACRKIGDSCKPFSSYTPVFWTSNTTFFESPFSSEEEDIYDTREHLLPPGHLHCSEMEAVSRILYINSSYDLVIPGLAGPTAVNPHQVEGRIWQYGDGTFGFGFLRDNHIIDLKHIAVDGCLLDAMKPL; encoded by the exons ATGTCAAATCAAATCGCCGCCGGCGAAACAATCATCCCGGAGCTCCAGTTTTCCGATTTCCCGGAAGACGTGCAGCTATCAATCTTATCATTTTTAACCCCATCTGAAATCTCATCATTTTCATGCACATCAAAGCGGTTTTTATCTCTTTGCAGAACAGATTCAAAATTATGGTTTTCAATGTGTGAAAGAAGATGGGGATCCAAGACCCAGATCAAGAAATGGGGCTCGGGTAAAATTACTTACAAATTTCTTTACAAAACATTATTAGAATATGAAAATTTAATTGGGTTTTGGAGATTAAGTAAAAAAACAGAAACCCATGATGAAAATGTGAAAAAGACACCAACTTTGGTGGTTTTTGAATGGGGGTGTTGTTATATTGTAGGTTTTCGTGTTTCGCCTTCGAGTAATGGGGGTTATGGGGTTGTAAAGTCTCCTTTTTTATTGATGGGTATTTCACCAAAAGGTGAAATTGTTAATTTTCTTGAACCTAATGTTGGTTTCCGAGATGATTTGTTAAAGTCGGTTGTTGAAAAAGGGTTGGTTTGTGGGAACGGTGATAACGAATTGTTGTCGGTTGATGTGAATCGAATTGGGGAGTTTCATATTGTGATTGAGGAAAAAgttggttttgggttttgtggGAATGGAGAGAGTGTTGTTGGGTTTGAGAGTGGTTCGTCGCCTCCTGATCAGGAGACGTCAGAGATTTATCAGTATTTTGCGAATAGGACTAGTCCGGTGGGGAGGCAGAGGAGGAGggagaaagagaggcagtggaGTAGGAAATGGAATGCCGAGCATTTCATTAAGATTGTGAATTATTTTCCGACGGATTTAAGGCCTTTGCAGGGTCTTTGGAAG GGAATTTGTGAAGATGAGAATTTGGACTTTTATCTTGTGGTATATGATGACATTGGTGGTATAGCGTGTAGAAAAATTGGGGACTCTTGCAAACCGTTTTCCAGCTACACACCTGTGTTTTGGACCTCAAACACTACGTTTTTTGAATCTCCGTTTTCTTCCgaagaagaagatatatatGATACTCGTGAGCATCTTTTGCCACCTGGACATCTACATTGCTCTGAGATGGAAGCTGTGTCACGCATTCTTTACATCAATTCGAGCTATGATCTAGTGATACCTGGATTGGCAGGGCCAACTGCTGTAAATCCACATCAGGTGGAAGGAAGGATTTGGCAGTATGGTGACGGAACATTTGGATTTGGATTTCTTCGTGACAACCATATTATAGATTTAAAGCATATTGCAGTGGATGGATGTCTGTTAGATGCAATGAAGCCTTTGTAA
- the LOC122606891 gene encoding LIM domain-containing protein WLIM1, producing MAFAGTTQKCMACDKTVYLVDKLTADNRIFHKACFRCHHCKGTLKLSNYNSFEGVLYCRPHFDQLFKQTGSLDKSFEGTPKIVKPQKSIDGEKPLANKVSSMFVGTKDKCLGCAKTVYPTEKVSVNGTAYHRSCFKCSHGGCTISPSNYVAHEGHLYCRHHHTQLIKEKGNLSQLEGDRAARAGQVAP from the exons ATGGCCTTTGCAGGAACTACCCAAAAATGCATGGCATGTGACAAAACTGTCTACCTAGTTGACAAACTCACTGCTGATAACAGAATTTTCCACAAAGCTTGCTTTAGATGCCACCATTGCAAAGGCACCCTCAAG CTTAGTAACTACAACTCCTTTGAAGGAGTTTTGTATTGCAGGCCACACTTTGATCAACTTTTTAAGCAGACTGGTAGCTTAGACAAAAGTTTCGAAG GCACACCCAAGATTGTGAAGCCACAGAAAAGCATTGATGGTGAG AAGCCTTTGGCTAATAAAGTGTCGAGTATGTTCGTGGGGACAAAAGATAAATGTTTGGGCTGTGCAAAAACGGTATATCCAACCGAAAAG gTTTCAGTAAATGGAACTGCATACCATAGAAGCTGCTTCAAATGTAGTCATGGAGGCTGTACGATTAGCCCATCAAACTACGTTGCACATGAAGGTCATCTTTACTGCAGACACCACCACACCCAACTCATCAAAGAGAAGGGTAACTTGAGCCAGCTTGAGGGTGATCGTGCCGCTAGGGCTGGACAAGTGGCACCTTGA
- the LOC122607323 gene encoding SCY1-like protein 2, giving the protein MSLNIKSLTQAFAKTIEKTVQDVTGPKPLQDYELLDQIGSAGPGLAWKLYTGKARGGSTGISHQYPTVCVWVIDKKSISENRAKSGLSKASEDLFYEIVRADAARLVRLRHPGVVHVIQGLDENKNAMAMVTEPLFASVANAVGILDNVVKVPKELQGMEMGLLEVKHGLLQVAESLDFLHNNARLIHRGISPEAVLINSSGAWKLGGFSFAVSADQSSTDSSTVQPFHYSEYDVEDSLLPLQPSLNYTAPELVRAKASSVGCSSDIFSFACLAFHLIAKKPLFDCRNNVKMYMNNLTYLSSDAFSSIPHELVADLKRMLSPNEALRPTALDFTGSPFFRDDTRLRALRFLDHMLERDNMQKSEFLKALLDMWKDFDARVLRYKVLPPLCAELRNMVLQPMILPMVLKIADSQDKIDFETSTLPALVPVLSTAAGETLLLLVKHAELIVNKASQEHLVSHVLPMLVRAYDDTDARMQEEVLKKTVSLTTKLDSQLVRHAILPRVHGLALKTTVAAVRVNALLCLGDMISVLDKPSVLEILQTIQRCTAVDRSAPTLMCTLGVANSILKQHGVDFVVEHVLPLVVPLLLAQQLNVQQFAKYMSFVKSVLRKVEEKKGVTMNDIGGEVKSFPTPDGNIAPPLKKNVPSVSSSLKSTSTWDEDWITTKGSSTEPKSSTNTPSIVQDNSNNMHFPSAVQNNLKDLQFSAMSNPSMNPTPTSCPAADFEWPPPSSSQQVGDNMKGGSSNASFDDLDPFANWPLAASRASTNGTLTPSVNTTQNPANNNTSWANSFEYPSISSSNSTLNGGVTSQNSIGSMRNNQSVSTGPKATDIGSIFASNKTTQALRLAPPPQNAVGRGRGSRTQGQSRQSRSTPKPSSEQPPLLDLL; this is encoded by the exons atgtctttaaatataaaatcctTGACACAAGCATTCGCAAAAACAATCGAAAAAACGGTCCAAGATGTAACCGGGCCAAAACCATTACAAGACTACGAGCTTCTGGATCAGATCGGGTCAGCCGGACCCGGACTCGCGTGGAAGTTATACACCGGAAAAGCGCGTGGCGGATCAACAGGGATATCACATCAGTATCCAactgtgtgtgtgtgggtgatTGATAAGAAATCGATAAGCGAAAACCGAGCGAAATCGGGGTTATCGAAAGCGAGTGAGGATTTATTTTATGAGATTGTGAGAGCTGATGCAGCTAGGTTAGTTAGGTTGAGACATCCAGGTGTGGTGCACGTGATCCAAGGGTTAGATGAGAATAAGAATGCCATGGCGATGGTTACGGAGCCGTTGTTCGCGTCTGTCGCGAATGCCGTTGGGATTTTGGATAATGTGGTCAAAGTTCCTAAAGAACTTCAAGGGAtg GAAATGGGTTTGTTGGAAGTAAAACATGGATTACTTCAGGTAGCAGAATCTTTGGATTTTCTCCACAATAATGCCCGTCTCATTCATCGTGGCATATCCCCTGAG GCCGTTCTTATCAACTCAAGTGGAGCTTGGAAGCTTGGTGGATTCAGTTTTGCAGTATCAGCAGACCAGTCATCTACAGATTCATCTACTGTGCAGCCCTTCCATTATTCG GAATATGATGTTGAAGATTCGCTACTCCCTCTTCAACCATCTTTGAACTACACCGCTCCAGAGTTGGTTCGGGCCAAGGCTTCTTCAGTCGGATGTTCTTCTGATATCTTTAGCTTTGCATGTCTCGCTTTTCATTTGATTGCTAAAAAGCCTTTGTTTGACTGCCGCAATAACGTGAAAATG TACATGAATAATTTGACATATTTATCCAGCGATGCTTTTTCATCAATTCCCCATGAACTAGTTGCGGACTTAAAAAGAATGCTTTCACCAAATGAGGCTTTAAGACCAACGGCTTTGGATTTTACAG GTTCTCCCTTTTTCCGTGATGACACTAGGTTGCGAGCACTTCGCTTCCTGGACCATATGCTT GAAAGAGATAACATGCAGAAGTCAGAGTTTTTAAAAGCTCTGTTGGACATGTGGAAAGATTTTGATGCTCGTGTGTTGCGCTACAAG GTTCTTCCGCCTCTGTGTGCAGAGCTTCGGAATATGGTTCTGCAGCCAATGATCCTGCCAATGGTTTTAAAGATAGCCGACTCACAG GataaaattgattttgagaCATCAACATTGCCTGCTCTTGTTCCTGTTTTAAGCACTGCTGCAGGTGAGACGCTACTGCTGCTTGTGAAGCATGCAGAGCTAATTGTCAACAAG GCTAGTCAAGAGCATTTGGTTTCTCATGTGTTGCCCATGCTTGTGCGAGCCTATGATGATACCGATGCTCGGATGCAAGAGGAAGTGCTGAAAAAAACTGTATCCCTTACTACAAAACTTGATTCCCAG CTAGTGAGACATGCGATTTTGCCTCGTGTACATGGCTTGGCACTCAAGACGACAGTTGCTGCG GTGAGAGTGAATGCTTTGTTATGTCTAGGTGATATGATTTCGGTTCTTGATAAGCCATCTGTCTTGGAGATCCTGCAAACGATTCAGCGTTGCACTGCCGTTGACCGGTCTGCTCCAACTCTTATGTGCACTCTTGGGGTAGCCAATTCTATCTTGAAACAG CATGGAGTGGATTTTGTAGTCGAGCATGTTCTTCCATTAGTTGTCCCTCTTCTCCTTGCACAGCAATTGAATGTTCAACAATTCGCGAAGTACATGTCGTTTGTGAAGAGCGTTCTTAG GAAAGTAGAAGAGAAAAAGGGAGTAACCATGAATGATATAGGAGGTGAAGTAAAATCCTTTCCCACACCCGATGGCAATATAGCACCACCCTTAAAGAAAAATGTTCCAAGCGTTTCATCCTCCTTAAAAAGTACTTCCACATGGGATGAAGATTGGATCACGACAAAAGGATCCTCCACAGAACCTAAATCATCAACAAATACACCATCAATTGTCCAAGATAATTCAAACAATATGCATTTCCCATCAGCTGTTCAGAATAATTTAAAGGATCTGCAGTTCTCGGCAATGTCTAATCCATCCATGAATCCAACACCAACATCATGCCCGGCAGCTGATTTTGAATGGCCTCCTCCCTCATCTTCCCAACAAGTAGGTGATAATATGAAAGGAGGCTCTTCAAATGCAAGCTTTGATGATTTAGATCCATTTGCAAACTGGCCTTTGGCTGCATCCAGAGCTTCTACCAATGGTACATTAACCCCGTCTGTAAACACAACACAAAATCCAGCAAATAACAATACCAGCTGGGCCAACAGTTTTGAATATCCCAGTATTAGTAGTAGCAATAGTACTCTTAATGGTGGAGTTACATCCCAGAACTCTATTGGGTCTATGAGAAACAATCAGAGTGTATCAACTGGTCCCAAGGCCACAGATATTGGTTCGATATTTGCTTCAAACAAGACCACACAGGCACTAAGATTAGCGCCACCTCCCCAGAATGCGGTTGGCAGAGGGAGAGGAAGTAGAACTCAAGGGCAAAGTCGCCAATCCCGTTCTACCCCAAAACCATCATCCGAGCAGCCTCCTCTACTGGATTTGCTCTAG
- the LOC122606885 gene encoding regulation of nuclear pre-mRNA domain-containing protein 1B-like, producing MSDDVFDGQMLADKLSKLNSSQQSIESLSRSCISHKKKAKQIVEIWHKSFKTAQRDQQVSFLYLANDILQNSRRKGSSEFVNEFWKVVPSALKHVNEHGGENGKTAASRLVDIWHKRRVFGSWGQNLKDEVLGKSPLPQLPTNGKTSNPIKIAKRDASSLRLKLAVGCIPEKIITAFHSLHDENASEDTALNNCEGALRRFGDLERDIASQGVLPGSSLLDELQEQENVLQDCVNQLETAERTRTSLVSQLKEALQDQESKLDVIQSQLKVARHQIDHAVNLRKKVVSPSLPSEAASVDNPASAQSVPTGTAQSVPTGTTTHATEEENKKAAAAAMAAKLAASTSSAQMLSSVLSSLVAEEAASVGNGFNSSGFTSSSSAFPPEKRPKLETPTSIPDLTNSDVSSGYFTSIQTSFPPPPQSIGGTSSPANQFAQSSGLMMGGMPYPYVASSLPPPPPMPQHMAMGMMRPTNQPPQQQQQQQQQQQQAHPQQPSNGGYYRPPGIGFYGQNHQPSPPPVPRQ from the exons ATGagtgatgatgtttttgatggACAAATGTTGGCAGACAAGCTTTCTAAACTTAACAGTTCTCAACAAAGTATAGAGT CTTTATCCCGTTCATGCATTTCACATAAAAAGAAAGCCAAACAGATTGTTGAAATATGGCATAAGTCATTCAAAACTGCTCAGCGGGATCAGCAAGtttcttttttgtatttggCCAACGACATTTTGCAAAATAGCAGGCGGAAGGGAAGCAGTGAGTTTGTGAATGAATTTTGGAAGGTCGTGCCATCAGCCCTCAAGCATGTTAATGAACATGGTGGTGAAAATGGAAAGACAGCAGCATCAAGACTG GTTGACATATGGCACAAGAGGAGGGTATTTGGATCCTGGGGTCAGAACTTGAAAGACGAAGTGCTTGGTAAAAGTCCGCTCCCTCAGTTGCCTACTAATGGAAAGACTTCTAACCCTATCAAGATAGCTAAGAGGGATGCCAGCTCGCTGAGACTC AAATTGGCTGTTGGATGTATCCCAGAAAAGATAATAACTGCATTCCATTCGTTACATGATGAAAATGCTAGTGAAGATACAGCTTTAAACAACTGTGAAGGTGCACTTCGGCGATTTGGAGATTTGGAGAGAGATATTGCAAGTCAAG GAGTTTTACCAGGATCTTCGTTACTAGATGAACTACAGGAGCAAGAAAATGTACTTCAAGATTGTGTCAATCAACTTGAAACTGCTGAAAGGACTAGAACCTCATTGGTTTCACAGCTTAAAGAAGCACTCCAGGATCAA GAATCGAAACTGGATGTTATTCAAAGTCAGTTGAAG GTTGCTCGGCATCAAATTGATCATGCTGTAAATTTGAGGAAGAAAGTGGTATCACCATCTCTTCCAAGTGAAGCAGCAAGTGTTGATAACCCTGCATCAGCTCAGTCAGTTCCTACTGGAACAGCTCAGTCAGTTCCTACTGGAACTACTACTCATGCTACTGAAGAAGAAAACAAGAAGGCAGCTGCAGCTGCTATGGCTGCAAAACTTGCTGCTTCAACATCCTCTGCACAAATGCTTTCATCGGTTCTCTCGTCTTTAGTCGCAGAGGAAGCTGCTTCCGTTGGTAACGGATTTAATTCATCTGGATTCACTTCCAGTTCATCCGCATTTCCTCCTGAAAAAAGACCCAAATTAGAAACACCCACATCAATACCAGATTTAACCAATTCAGATGTTAGTTCAGGTTATTTTACTAGTATTCAAACATCATTTCCACCTCCCCCACAATCCATCGGTGGTACTAGCTCTCCTGCAAATCAATTTGCTCAATCTTCTGGTTTAATGATGGGCGGGATGCCATATCCATACGTTGCTAGCAGCctacctccaccaccacctatGCCACAACATATGGCAATGGGAATGATGAGGCCCACCAATCAACCTcctcagcagcagcagcagcagcagcagcagcagcaacaggcTCATCCACAACAACCTTCAAATGGTGGGTACTACAGGCCGCCAGGTATTGGCTTTTATGGGCAAAACCATCAGCCTTCACCACCGCCTGTGCCTCGTCAGTAA